From Chionomys nivalis chromosome 21, mChiNiv1.1, whole genome shotgun sequence, a single genomic window includes:
- the Meak7 gene encoding MTOR-associated protein MEAK7 isoform X1 — translation MDCRRELQRTGKMGNAKSLSSQKMGSKFLPEEQAEVDRLFDVLSFNKGGSAAGTFSLEALKSHVKEALPPVMVTRLYNGMWRVKATHKAQGGNRNVSWEQFTVFLSHLLKGSFEEKGRMIMKMIVTAEGPVMARDVQKFTEELVTSVVHVLTHRHELRGWTGRKSTVSPTSVQAMAAQLLSEMKFQDGHKFRGPQCLDQVCDQAVIEDWVFHVPHVGLFLSVVIHQGLRLLNSSVDLSTLVPERHVDKGQPFESILDVLPVIYLNSHLAVEHRHRWRLLFSTQLHGQSFSQLCSHITHQGPCLVVLEDRDGYVFGGFASCSWEVKPQFQGDNKCFLFSITPSMATYTYTGYNDHFMYLNHGQQTMPNGLGMGGQHHYFGLWVAADFGKGHSKAKPTCTTYNSPQLSAQEDFQFDKMEVWGLGDVLETCLVKNKKSILDSDPAAQSLLEISGRTRHSEGLREVPEEDD, via the exons ATGGACTGCAGGAG AGAGCTCCAGAGAACAGGCAAGATGGGAAATGCCAAGAGCCTGTCGAGCCAGAAAATGGGTTCCAAGTTCCTGCCCGAGGAGCAGGCTGAGGTGGATAGGCTGTTTGATGTCCTGTCATTTAATAAAGGTGGCTCGGCAGCGGGGACATTCTCTCTGGAGGCGCTAAAG AGCCACGTTAAGGAGGCTCTTCCTCCAGTGATGGTCACCAGGCTCTATAACGGCATGTGGAGGGTCAAGGCGACCCACAAGGCACAAGGGGGCAACAGGAATGTCTCCTGGGAGCAGTTCACAGTGTTCCTGTCCCACCTGTTGAAAGGCAGCTTTGAGGAGAAGGGCCGCATGATTATGAAAATGATCGTGACTGCAGAGGGTCCTGTGATGGCCAGAGACGTCCAGAAG TTCACAGAGGAACTGGTGACCTCTGTGGTGCACGTGCTGACCCACCGGCATGAACTTCGAGGCTGGACTGGGAGGAAGTCCACAGTGTCCCCCACCAGTGTGCAGGCCATGGCTGCCCAACTGCTCTCAGAGATGAAGTTTCAAG ATGGCCACAAGTTTCGGGGGCCTCAATGCCTGGACCAGGTCTGCGACCAAGCTGTGATTGAGGATTGGGTGTTCCATGTCCCCCACGTGGGCCTGTTTCTGAGCGTGGTCATCCATCAGGGCCTTCGCCTCCTGAACTCATCCGTAGACCTTTCCACGCTGGTCCCCGAGCGCCACGTGGATAAGGGGCAGCCGTTTGAGAGCATCCTGGACGTGCTACCGGTCATCTACCTCAACTCCCACCTGGCTGTAGAGCATCGGCACCGCTGGCGCCTGCTCTTCTCCACACAGCTCCACGGACAGAGCTTTTCCCAGCTGTGCAGCCACATCACACACCAGGGGCCCTGCCTGGTTGTCCTCGAGGACAGGGATGGCTATGTCTTCGGTGGCTTTGCCTCTTGTTCTTGGGAGGTCAAGCCTCAGTTTCAAG GGGACAACAAATGCTTCCTGTTCTCCATCACACCCAGTATGGCCACGTACACGTACACAGGCTACAATGACCACTTCATGTACTTGAATCACGGACAGCAGACCATGCCCAATGGATTG GGCATGGGCGGGCAGCACCATTATTTTGGACTTTGGGTGGCTGCAGACTTTGGGAAAGGACACAGCAAAGCTAAGCCCACATGTACCACCTACAACAGCCCACAGCTGTCTGCCCAGGAGGACTTCCAATTTGATAAGATGGAGGTGTGGGGGCTCGGCGATGTCTTAGAGACATGTCTG GTCAAGAACAAGAAGAGCATCCTTGACTCGGATCCTGCAGCTCAGTCCCTGCTGGAGATCAGTGGACGGACTCGCCATAGTGAGGGACTGCGGGAAGTCCCTGAAGAAGATGACTGA
- the Meak7 gene encoding MTOR-associated protein MEAK7 isoform X2 codes for MGNAKSLSSQKMGSKFLPEEQAEVDRLFDVLSFNKGGSAAGTFSLEALKSHVKEALPPVMVTRLYNGMWRVKATHKAQGGNRNVSWEQFTVFLSHLLKGSFEEKGRMIMKMIVTAEGPVMARDVQKFTEELVTSVVHVLTHRHELRGWTGRKSTVSPTSVQAMAAQLLSEMKFQDGHKFRGPQCLDQVCDQAVIEDWVFHVPHVGLFLSVVIHQGLRLLNSSVDLSTLVPERHVDKGQPFESILDVLPVIYLNSHLAVEHRHRWRLLFSTQLHGQSFSQLCSHITHQGPCLVVLEDRDGYVFGGFASCSWEVKPQFQGDNKCFLFSITPSMATYTYTGYNDHFMYLNHGQQTMPNGLGMGGQHHYFGLWVAADFGKGHSKAKPTCTTYNSPQLSAQEDFQFDKMEVWGLGDVLETCLVKNKKSILDSDPAAQSLLEISGRTRHSEGLREVPEEDD; via the exons ATGGGAAATGCCAAGAGCCTGTCGAGCCAGAAAATGGGTTCCAAGTTCCTGCCCGAGGAGCAGGCTGAGGTGGATAGGCTGTTTGATGTCCTGTCATTTAATAAAGGTGGCTCGGCAGCGGGGACATTCTCTCTGGAGGCGCTAAAG AGCCACGTTAAGGAGGCTCTTCCTCCAGTGATGGTCACCAGGCTCTATAACGGCATGTGGAGGGTCAAGGCGACCCACAAGGCACAAGGGGGCAACAGGAATGTCTCCTGGGAGCAGTTCACAGTGTTCCTGTCCCACCTGTTGAAAGGCAGCTTTGAGGAGAAGGGCCGCATGATTATGAAAATGATCGTGACTGCAGAGGGTCCTGTGATGGCCAGAGACGTCCAGAAG TTCACAGAGGAACTGGTGACCTCTGTGGTGCACGTGCTGACCCACCGGCATGAACTTCGAGGCTGGACTGGGAGGAAGTCCACAGTGTCCCCCACCAGTGTGCAGGCCATGGCTGCCCAACTGCTCTCAGAGATGAAGTTTCAAG ATGGCCACAAGTTTCGGGGGCCTCAATGCCTGGACCAGGTCTGCGACCAAGCTGTGATTGAGGATTGGGTGTTCCATGTCCCCCACGTGGGCCTGTTTCTGAGCGTGGTCATCCATCAGGGCCTTCGCCTCCTGAACTCATCCGTAGACCTTTCCACGCTGGTCCCCGAGCGCCACGTGGATAAGGGGCAGCCGTTTGAGAGCATCCTGGACGTGCTACCGGTCATCTACCTCAACTCCCACCTGGCTGTAGAGCATCGGCACCGCTGGCGCCTGCTCTTCTCCACACAGCTCCACGGACAGAGCTTTTCCCAGCTGTGCAGCCACATCACACACCAGGGGCCCTGCCTGGTTGTCCTCGAGGACAGGGATGGCTATGTCTTCGGTGGCTTTGCCTCTTGTTCTTGGGAGGTCAAGCCTCAGTTTCAAG GGGACAACAAATGCTTCCTGTTCTCCATCACACCCAGTATGGCCACGTACACGTACACAGGCTACAATGACCACTTCATGTACTTGAATCACGGACAGCAGACCATGCCCAATGGATTG GGCATGGGCGGGCAGCACCATTATTTTGGACTTTGGGTGGCTGCAGACTTTGGGAAAGGACACAGCAAAGCTAAGCCCACATGTACCACCTACAACAGCCCACAGCTGTCTGCCCAGGAGGACTTCCAATTTGATAAGATGGAGGTGTGGGGGCTCGGCGATGTCTTAGAGACATGTCTG GTCAAGAACAAGAAGAGCATCCTTGACTCGGATCCTGCAGCTCAGTCCCTGCTGGAGATCAGTGGACGGACTCGCCATAGTGAGGGACTGCGGGAAGTCCCTGAAGAAGATGACTGA